A single window of Malus sylvestris chromosome 5, drMalSylv7.2, whole genome shotgun sequence DNA harbors:
- the LOC126623937 gene encoding uncharacterized protein LOC126623937, producing the protein MVMMEGWSPTTISPLLLRNLIASLFIFADKSFLNLSEKSKLLQLLRYTFVTSFLFLLRFLPPLNPNNNQPYKPPNKNASDHTSDHYDYTLSSCGGGATITGGGDSAIARALSQLLSLVNDIPVNSRKYQVVRSLAENLIDDNHKEGVEALRQVNRTVLSAAFSTTLSQLEAATILEQQGEVRGGDGVDLLGNARPAENRWSPVLRVVRSIWDVAWIRGTRASGTRSSAEKLAAEVLWLAEKLAACDLADEAVRRWAASFNLAWLSLSVEPRLQASLVKVSALLFKHAKQLGKDEADDEIKKEQHKQTKMQMLMSWLPLLCRASNGTDVPVLSIGERAELERVLEETIEMLEDEDDQEKVLSLWLHHFTHCLSSDWPNLHGSYARWCNTSRKLLLHHHA; encoded by the exons ATGGTGATGATGGAAGGCTGGTCTCCAACTACCATATCTCCTTTGCTTCTCCGCAACCTCATAGCCTCCCTCTTTATCTTCGCAGACAAATCCTTCCTAAACTTGTCTGAGAAATCCAAACTCCTCCAACTCCTTCGCTATACTTTCGTCacttccttcctcttcctcctccgttTTCTTCCTCCTCTAAACCCTAACAATAACCAACCCTACAAGCCTCCCAACAAGAATGCTAGTGATCACACTAGTGATCATTATGATTATACGCTCTCCTCATGCGGCGGCGGTGCTACTATTACTGGCGGCGGCGACTCCGCTATCGCTCGAGCACTTTCGCAGCTCTTGTCCCTCGTCAACGACATCCCCGTAAACTCCAGGAAGTACCAAGTTGTTCGCTCTTTAGCGGAGAACCTCATCGACGACAACCACAAAGAGGGCGTAGAGGCTTTACGTCAAGTCAACCGTACGGTTCTATCCGCGGCTTTTTCCACCACTCTGAGCCAGCTTGAAGCCGCCACCATTCTCGAACAACAAGGAGAAGTGCGTGGGGGTGATGGCGTCGATTTGTTGGGGAACGCTCGGCCGGCGGAGAACCGGTGGAGCCCGGTCCTACGGGTGGTTCGATCGATATGGGACGTGGCGTGGATAAGGGGGACGAGGGCGAGCGGGACGAGGAGCTCGGCAGAGAAACTGGCGGCTGAGGTGCTTTGGTTGGCTGAGAAGCTGGCAGCTTGTGACTTGGCTGATGAAGCAGTGCGGAGATGGGCTGCCTCCTTTAATTTGGCTTGGCTCTCTCTTTCCGTTGAGCCGCGCTTACAAGCATCCTTGGTCAAGGTTTCGG CATTGTTGTTCAAGCATGCCAAACAATTGGGAAAAGACGAAGCTGACGACGAAATCAAGAAAGAGCAACACAAGCAAACAAAGATGCAAATGTTAATGTCGTGGTTGCCATTGCTATGCAGAGCCAGCAACGGAACCGACGTCCCGGTTTTGAGCATCGGAGAAAGGGCTGAGCTGGAGAGAGTATTGGAAGAGACGATCGAGATGCTGGAAGACGAAGATGATCAAGAGAAAGTGCTGTCGTTGTGGCTCCACCACTTCACACATTGCTTGTCCTCTGATTGGCCCAACCTCCATGGCTCCTATGCTCGCTGGTGTAACACTTCTCGGAAGCTCTTGCTGCACCACCATGCATGA
- the LOC126624021 gene encoding uncharacterized protein LOC126624021: MFPLKLPKRISFTASVDWFYRHYFANAGLRSVLTNLGDGTTIHCWVPKSPKSYKPTLLLLHGFGANAMWQYGEHLRHFTTRFNVYVPDLLFFGHSCSSRLERTESFQAESIIRLMKSHGVGKMSVVGISYGGFVAYNVAVQCPEMVERVALCCAGVCLEEKDMEEGLFRVSDLDEAASILLPQTPEKLKELMRYSFFKPANGLPSFFLADFIHVMCTDYVEEKRDLIRAILTERKLSNLPKISQPTLVIWGQEDQIFPVELGYRLKSHVGKGAELVVIKNAGHAVNLEKPKEFAKHLKSFLCDSHSTPPSPPTWKDHFHFTSTKCINS; the protein is encoded by the exons ATGTTTCCGCTTAAGCTTCCTAAACGTATCAGCTTTACGGCTTCCGTTGATTGGTTTTATCGGCATTATTTTGCCAATGCCGGTCTCCGCTCAGTTTTAACAAATCTGGGTGACGGCACCACCATCCATTGCTGGGTGCCTAAATCCCCCAAATCATACAAACCCACCCTTCTCCTTCTCCACGGCTTTGGAGCCAACGCCATGTGGCAATACGGCGAGCATCTCCGCCACTTCACCACCCGTTTCAATGTGTACGTGCCCgatctcctcttctttgggcacTCTTGCTCGTCACGCCTGGAACGTACAGAGTCGTTCCAGGCAGAGTCCATAATAAGGTTGATGAAGTCTCATGGGGTTGGGAAGATGAGCGTGGTTGGGATAAGCTATGGTGGTTTTGTGGCGTACAACGTGGCCGTGCAGTGTCCGGAGATGGTAGAGAGGGTGGCGCTGTGTTGTGCCGGGGTGtgcttggaggagaaggatatGGAAGAAGGGTTGTTTAGGGTTTCAGATTTGGATGAGGCTGCAAGCATTTTGTTGCCTCAGACTCCAGAGAAGCTGAAGGAATTGATGAGGTATTCATTTTTCAAGCCCGCCAATGGTCTGCCCTCTTTTTTCCTCGCGGATTTCATTCAT gtCATGTGTACAGACTATGTAGAAGAGAAGAGAGACTTGATCCGGGCTATACTAACGGAGAGAAAGCTGTCTAATCTACCCAAGATCTCACAG CCCACACTGGTAATATGGGGACAAGAAGATCAGATATTCCCGGTGGAACTAGGGTACAGATTAAAGAG TCATGTAGGTAAAGGTGCGGAACTAGTCGTTATAAAGAACGCAGGACATGCTGTGAACCTGGAAAAGCCCAAGGAGTTTGCCAAGCACCTAAAATCTTTCCTCTGCGACTCACATTCAACTCCGCCATCACCACCAACATGGAAAGATCACTTTCATTTCACATCAACAAAGTGTATTAATTCATGA